In a genomic window of Sarcophilus harrisii chromosome 4, mSarHar1.11, whole genome shotgun sequence:
- the TMEM270 gene encoding transmembrane protein 270 — MADTVRVRSSILGIVLQTVRISVLLFQNRIHLYNFLLLKIFLFNHWVSGLAQEAEGLTPLPAHSCLFCPLGSAMRALVTLWYVLLFRLPRLVLVHMLNSPLILCHLCQAACGYLGLFFGTWKKLLHYWFQSLLLGVLLVLLVTWRLCQTVHRFGVKQLKRLALLDNRFSLEFLGLLRQLYWHVESTAALTSWHLAYVVTWATCLASHMLQAAFEHTAQLAQTQEGEMDMMWEDSTMGSLLPEELKALDE; from the exons ATGGCAGACACTGTGCGAGTCCGATCCAGCATTCTGGGCATTGTACTCCAAACAGTCAGGATCTCTGTGCTG CTTTTCCAGAATCGGATTCATCTTTACAATTTCCTGCTGCTGAAGATCTTCCTCTTCAACCACTGGGTGTCGGGGTTGGCCCAGGAAGCGGAGGGCCTGACCCCCCTCCCAGCTCACTCCTGCCTTTTCTGCCCCCTGGGCTCTGCAATGAGGGCTCTGGTGACCCTGTGGTATGTTCTGTTGTTCCGTCTGCCAAGACTGGTCCTCGTCCACATGCTGAATTCTCCCCTCATCCTTTGCCATCTCTGCCAAGCGGCCTGTGGCTACCTAGGCCTCTTCTTTGGCACCTGGAAGAAACTGCTCCATTACTGGTTCCAGAGCTTGCTGCTTGGGGTCCTGCTGGTCCTCCTGGTCACTTGGAGGCTCTGCCAGACTGTCCATCGCTTCGGTGTGAAGCAGCTGAAGCGGCTG GCGCTGCTGGATAACCGGTTTTCCCTGGAGTTCCTGGGCCTCCTGCGCCAACTGTACTGGCACGTGGAGAGCACGGCGGCCCTCACCTCCTGGCACCTGGCCTATGTGGTCACCTGGGCCACCTGCCTGGCTTCCCACATGCTCCAGGCGGCCTTTGAGCACACGGCCCAGCTGGCTCAGACCCAAGAAGGGGAGATGGACATGATGTGGGAGGACAGCACCATGGGGTCCCTGCTTCCCGAGGAGCTCAAAGCCTTGGATGAATAA